Proteins encoded in a region of the Panicum hallii strain FIL2 chromosome 3, PHallii_v3.1, whole genome shotgun sequence genome:
- the LOC112888173 gene encoding hydroxyproline O-arabinosyltransferase 3-like, with product MSGRKNAGRTSPWLLILISAGCFCATYNFLTMHGRGRDGPRKLLGGGGRGSYGSRSGSDPAKRFHVALTATDALYSQWQSRIMHYWYKEMRDRPGSDMGGFTRILHSGKPDGLMDEIPTMVVDPLPEGKDKGYIVLNRPWAFVQWLQRAKIDEDYILMAEPDHVFVKPLPNLAHGDEPAAFPFFYIKPTENEKILRKFFPEEKGPVSKIDPIGNSPVIIKKAQLEKIAPTWMNVSLKMKEDEDTDKAFGWVLEMYAYAVASVLHGVHHSLRKDFMIQPPWDLKTENTFIIHYTYGCDYTMKGQLTYGKIGEWRFDKRSYLESPPPRNLSLPPPGVPESVVTLVKMVNEATANIPGWEDER from the exons ATGCCGGCAGGACTTCCCCCTGGCTGCTCATCCTCATCTCCGCAGGGTGCTTCTGCGCGACCTACAACTTCCTGACGATGCACGGCCGGGGCCGGGACGGGCCGCGCAAGCTcctcggcggcgggggccggggcTCGTACGGGTCGCGCTCCGGCTCCGACCCGGCGAAGCGGTTCCACGTCGCGCTGACGGCGACGGACGCGCTCTACAGCCAGTGGCAGTCCCGGATCATGCACTACTGGTACAAGGAGATGAGGGACCGCCCCGGCTCCGACATGGGCGGCTTCACACGGATCCTTCACTCGGGGAAGCCTGATGGGTTGATGGACGAGATACCTACCATGGTGGTGGACCCGCTTCCTGAAGGCAAGGATAAG GGATACATTGTCTTAAATAGGCCTTGGGCATTTGTCCAGTGGCTGCAGAGAGCAAAGATCGACGAAGA CTATATACTAATGGCGGAGCCAGATCATGTCTTTGTGAAGCCTTTGCCAAACTTAGCTCATGGTGATGAACCAGCGGCGTTTCCATTTTTCTACATCAAACCAACTGAGAATGAGAAGATATTGAGGAAGTTCTTTCCAGAAGAAAAGGGACCTGTCTCAAAAATTGATCCTATTGGCAACTCTCCAGTTATAATCAAGAAG GCCCAACTTGAGAAGATTGCTCCAACCTGGATGAATGTTTCATTAAAAATGAAAGAGGATGAGGATACAGACAAAGCTTTTGGATGGGTCTTGGAAAT GTATGCATATGCTGTTGCTAGTGTGCTGCATGGTGTGCACCATAGTCTCCGTAAAGATTTCATGATTCAG CCTCCTTGGGACCTAAAAACAGAAAACACATTCATTATCCATTATACGTATGGATGTGATTATACAATGAAG GGTCAGCTAACTTATGGGAAAATTGGTGAATGGCGTTTTGACAAAAGATCTTATCTTGAATCACCACCACCAAGAAATCTTTCACTACCCCCTCCTGGAGTTCCTGAAAGTGTG